Proteins co-encoded in one Cinclus cinclus chromosome Z, bCinCin1.1, whole genome shotgun sequence genomic window:
- the APH1A gene encoding gamma-secretase subunit APH-1A isoform X1: MTLAVFFGCTFIAFGPAFGLFIFTIARDPLRIIILIAGAFFWLVSLLLSSLIWFIAVKASDPQDEQLQKGLLIFGVMFSVLLQEAFRFLYYKLLRKAIEGLVALSEDGCSPISIQQMAYVAGVGFGLMSGAFSMINLLADALGPGTVGIHGDSQLYFLTSAFMTMVLIFLHTFWGILFFHGCEHRRWWEIAAVVIMHLTVSGLSFCNPLYVGSLVPSYLLMAGAAAWAYLLSGGSAQNLRRFLLCLRSGASPQPGS; encoded by the exons ATGACGCTCGCCGTCTTCTTCGGGTGCACCTTCATCGCCTTCGGGCCCGCCTTCGGCCTCTTCATCTTCACCATCGCCCGCGACCCGCTCCGCATCATCATCCTCATCGCCGG GGCTTTCTTCTGGCTGGTGTCACTGCTGCTCTCGTCCCTCATCTGGTTTATCGCAGTGAAAGCCAGCGACCCCCAGGAtgagcagctgcagaaggggctcctgatttttggggtgatgttctctgtgctgctgcaggaggcctTCCGCTTCCTTTACTACAAGCTCCTCAG GAAGGCCATCGAGGGGCTGGTGGCCCTCAGTGAGGATGGCTGCTCCCCCATTTCCATTCAGCAAATGGCATATG TGGCTGGTGTGGGCTTTGGTCTAATGAGTGGCGCCTTCTCCATGATCAATCTCCTGGCAGACGCATTAGGGCCTGGCACTGTGGGCATCCATGGGGATTCACAGCTGTATTTCCTGACCTCAG cttttaTGACCATGGTGCTGATTTTCCTTCACACCTTCTGGGGGATCCTCTTCTTTCATGGCTGTGAGCACCGGCGCTGGTGGGAGATCGCAGCAGTTGTTATCATGCATCTCACTGTTTCGGGGTTG TCATTTTGCAACCCCCTGTACGTGGGCAGCCTGGTGCCCTCCTACCTGCTGATGGCTGGTGCCGCTGCCTGGGCTTACCTGCTCTCAGGGGGATCTGCGCAGAACCTGCGACGCTTCCTGCTGT GTTTACGGAGTGGAGCCAGCCCCCAGCCAGGATCCTGA
- the APH1A gene encoding gamma-secretase subunit APH-1A isoform X2, with the protein MTLAVFFGCTFIAFGPAFGLFIFTIARDPLRIIILIAGKAIEGLVALSEDGCSPISIQQMAYVAGVGFGLMSGAFSMINLLADALGPGTVGIHGDSQLYFLTSAFMTMVLIFLHTFWGILFFHGCEHRRWWEIAAVVIMHLTVSGLSFCNPLYVGSLVPSYLLMAGAAAWAYLLSGGSAQNLRRFLLCK; encoded by the exons ATGACGCTCGCCGTCTTCTTCGGGTGCACCTTCATCGCCTTCGGGCCCGCCTTCGGCCTCTTCATCTTCACCATCGCCCGCGACCCGCTCCGCATCATCATCCTCATCGCCGG GAAGGCCATCGAGGGGCTGGTGGCCCTCAGTGAGGATGGCTGCTCCCCCATTTCCATTCAGCAAATGGCATATG TGGCTGGTGTGGGCTTTGGTCTAATGAGTGGCGCCTTCTCCATGATCAATCTCCTGGCAGACGCATTAGGGCCTGGCACTGTGGGCATCCATGGGGATTCACAGCTGTATTTCCTGACCTCAG cttttaTGACCATGGTGCTGATTTTCCTTCACACCTTCTGGGGGATCCTCTTCTTTCATGGCTGTGAGCACCGGCGCTGGTGGGAGATCGCAGCAGTTGTTATCATGCATCTCACTGTTTCGGGGTTG TCATTTTGCAACCCCCTGTACGTGGGCAGCCTGGTGCCCTCCTACCTGCTGATGGCTGGTGCCGCTGCCTGGGCTTACCTGCTCTCAGGGGGATCTGCGCAGAACCTGCGACGCTTCCTGCTGTGTAAGTGA